From Candidatus Eisenbacteria bacterium, the proteins below share one genomic window:
- the gnd gene encoding decarboxylating 6-phosphogluconate dehydrogenase: MQLGMIGLGRMGANMVRRLTRAGHECVVFDRSREAVQGLEREGAAGARSLDDFMKKLAAPRTVWMMLPAAVVDGAIGELAPHLNRADIIVDGGNSYYIDDLRRSKDLAAKGIHYVDVGTSGGVWGLERGYCLMIGGEPAPVKHLDPLFEALAPGIGSAPRTPGRAAKGSTAEQGYLHCGPSGAGHFVKMVHNGIEYGLMAALAEGLNILHHADAGRHKQEHDAETAPLREPERYRYDFNVGEISELWRRGSVVASWLLDLTASALAEDSGLAKFSGRVSDSGEGRWTIHAAIDEGVPAPVLSMALYQRFSSQGAADYADKLLSAMRAAFGGHQEKA, from the coding sequence ATGCAACTGGGCATGATCGGGCTCGGTCGGATGGGGGCCAACATGGTTCGGCGGCTGACTCGCGCCGGACACGAATGCGTGGTGTTCGATCGATCGCGAGAGGCGGTCCAGGGCTTGGAGCGGGAAGGCGCCGCCGGCGCCCGGTCGCTCGATGACTTCATGAAGAAGCTCGCGGCGCCGCGCACCGTTTGGATGATGCTCCCGGCGGCCGTGGTGGACGGAGCGATCGGCGAGTTGGCACCGCATTTGAATCGAGCCGACATCATCGTGGACGGAGGAAACTCGTACTACATCGATGACCTCCGCCGATCGAAGGATCTGGCGGCGAAGGGAATTCACTATGTCGACGTCGGCACGAGCGGCGGGGTCTGGGGCCTGGAGCGGGGGTATTGCCTGATGATCGGTGGAGAGCCCGCGCCGGTGAAGCATCTCGATCCGTTGTTCGAGGCGCTCGCACCCGGCATCGGGTCGGCGCCCCGCACGCCGGGTCGCGCGGCAAAGGGAAGCACCGCGGAGCAAGGCTACCTTCACTGCGGCCCGAGCGGCGCCGGCCACTTCGTCAAGATGGTCCATAACGGGATCGAGTATGGCCTCATGGCCGCGCTGGCCGAGGGACTCAATATCCTGCACCACGCCGACGCCGGACGGCACAAACAGGAGCACGATGCGGAGACCGCGCCCCTCCGGGAGCCGGAGCGCTACCGTTACGATTTCAACGTGGGGGAGATCTCGGAGTTGTGGCGGCGGGGGAGCGTCGTCGCCTCGTGGCTGCTCGATCTGACGGCCTCCGCGCTGGCCGAGGACTCAGGCCTCGCCAAATTCTCGGGTCGCGTCTCGGATTCGGGCGAAGGCCGGTGGACGATTCACGCGGCGATCGACGAGGGCGTGCCTGCTCCCGTGCTCTCCATGGCGCTCTACCAGCGCTTCTCCTCTCAGGGCGCTGCGGACTACGCCGACAAGCTTCTCTCCGCGATGCGCGCGGCATTCGGCGGCCACCAGGAGAAGGCGTGA
- a CDS encoding SH3 domain-containing protein has protein sequence MIRFSSQARFLAPLLLAFSLAATNSPALAKDEEGPQIPTCDKKIGTMSVLEPETKWWLAYNLESPEALIKVYANECKCFTLLDRGKGLAAAEKERALASGGEMRVGSNVGKGQMKAADYVLVPDIVNKNANSGGKHFGAALGGLVGHGVGAVVGGVNLKSKTADVVLTLTDVRSTEQVAIVQGHAKKTNVGWGAGGGGYFGAFAAAGASSYANTEIGQVVAMAYLDAFKKLIEEVQKNTPDAKAANVSQSVTMAKPGRLYEKADNKSKVVRELDAGTMLYPTGEKDGIWWKVSDELGNEGWVPSPLFNLAK, from the coding sequence ATGATCCGGTTCAGCTCGCAGGCCCGCTTCCTCGCTCCGCTTCTTTTAGCATTCTCCCTGGCGGCAACAAATTCCCCGGCCCTCGCCAAAGACGAGGAAGGACCCCAGATTCCAACTTGCGACAAGAAGATCGGGACCATGTCCGTGCTCGAGCCGGAGACGAAGTGGTGGCTCGCATACAACCTGGAATCCCCGGAAGCCCTGATCAAGGTATATGCCAACGAGTGCAAATGCTTCACGCTGCTCGATCGCGGCAAGGGCCTGGCTGCCGCCGAGAAGGAGCGCGCGCTCGCTTCGGGTGGTGAGATGCGCGTGGGATCGAACGTAGGCAAAGGCCAGATGAAGGCCGCCGATTACGTGTTGGTTCCGGACATCGTGAACAAGAACGCCAACTCGGGCGGCAAGCACTTCGGTGCGGCCCTTGGCGGATTGGTTGGGCACGGCGTTGGCGCGGTTGTCGGCGGAGTCAATTTGAAGAGCAAGACCGCGGACGTGGTGCTCACGTTGACGGACGTGCGCTCGACCGAGCAGGTGGCCATCGTGCAGGGGCACGCGAAGAAGACCAACGTCGGGTGGGGCGCGGGAGGCGGAGGCTACTTCGGAGCGTTCGCCGCGGCGGGCGCGAGCAGCTACGCGAACACCGAGATCGGACAGGTCGTGGCGATGGCCTATCTCGACGCATTCAAGAAGCTCATCGAGGAGGTCCAGAAGAATACGCCCGACGCCAAGGCGGCCAATGTTTCCCAGTCCGTCACGATGGCAAAGCCCGGAAGGTTGTACGAGAAGGCAGACAACAAATCGAAGGTGGTCCGCGAGCTCGACGCCGGAACGATGCTCTATCCGACTGGCGAGAAGGACGGCATCTGGTGGAAGGTCTCCGACGAGCTGGGCAACGAAGGCTGGGTGCCTTCGCCGCTCTTTAATCTGGCGAAGTAG
- a CDS encoding TM0106 family RecB-like putative nuclease, which produces MKLETGTLRLSATDLANHLACRHLTGLDRGVAEGRWKPPDWFRPEAALLRERGLEHERAYLAHLERQGRRITRVDEEIEGRRALELTVAAMYAGAEVIAQATLAVGRWLGRADILLRVERPSGLGAWSYEALDTKLARETKAGAVLQLCLYSELLGEIQGVVPERMHVVPRRPDFPLDTYRVEDYLAYYRLVRRRLEAAVDAVEGNGATTYPDPVPHCEICRWWPRCDRQRRADDHLSLVAGLSRLQARELKSREVTTLAALAAEPLPIRWKPARGAKDGYGRVREQARIQLTGRTEHRHLHELLPIAPGRGLACLPAPSPGDLFLDLEADPYVDEGGLEYLFGWAVADDPPPGTLELEVRPPVYHSRWALDRAAERRGFETLMDAIMGRWALDPNMHVYHYGGYETGAIKRLMGRHAMREAEVDRLLRAGRFVDLHALVKQSLRASVEEYSIKKLEAFYGFERKQPLEEAGAALRVIQGSLELGTAVAAEDESARIVEAYNREDCLSARALRDWLEVLRAGAEAGGVEIPRPAEESGDPNEAIGDRERRTLELAGRLLAGVPVEAEERSEEQQAVWLLAHMLDFHRREEKAPWWEYYRLRELPDEELLDETSALAGLEFAEHLPASGRTAVDRYRFQAQETRIREGDKLHLPLPDGRRFGEVERIDFAARTLDVKKNAVCAAHHPASVFAHDTRASKVQADSLLRLGDWVAAHGIDAPGEYRAARDLLLRRTPRLTVPVKGPLEMPGEGGVRAARRLALLLDRGTLAVQGPPGSGKTFTGARMICDLVRAGKRVGVCAVSHKVIVNLLKEVVKAAEEENVYAPCLRKAEEDAVGEPGIAVTDDNVAVLAALRTGQARVAGGTAWLWGRKEYSESVDVLFVDEAGQMSLANVLAIAPCAKSLVLLGDPQQLEQPIQGSHPEGTAVSALEHVLDGAQTIADDRGLFLEETWRLPPAICGLTSELFYERRLHPRAGVERQVLLGDVPFAGSGLWFVPARHDANQGASPEEVEIVAELVRTLMEGGVRWRDRDGRESPLGLGDILVIAPYNAQVADLTARLPAGARVGTVDRFQGQEAPIVIYSMTTSTPEDAPRGMEFLYSPNRFNVATSRAQCVCIVVGSPRLFEPDCQSPRQMKLANAFCRFLEVAREVRIGPRAAIL; this is translated from the coding sequence CGTACCTCGCTCACCTCGAGCGGCAGGGACGGCGGATCACGCGCGTCGACGAGGAGATCGAAGGCCGGCGCGCGCTCGAGCTGACGGTCGCCGCGATGTACGCGGGAGCCGAGGTGATCGCGCAGGCGACGCTGGCGGTCGGGCGCTGGCTCGGACGGGCCGACATCCTGCTTCGCGTGGAGCGCCCGAGCGGGCTCGGCGCGTGGTCCTACGAGGCGCTCGACACGAAGCTGGCGCGTGAGACGAAGGCCGGCGCCGTCCTCCAGCTCTGCCTCTATTCGGAGCTCTTGGGCGAGATCCAGGGAGTCGTGCCGGAGCGCATGCACGTGGTGCCGCGGCGGCCCGACTTCCCGCTCGACACCTACCGCGTCGAGGATTACCTCGCCTACTACCGCCTCGTGCGCCGCCGCCTCGAAGCCGCGGTCGACGCGGTCGAGGGGAACGGCGCCACCACCTATCCCGATCCGGTGCCGCACTGCGAAATCTGCCGCTGGTGGCCGCGATGCGATCGGCAAAGGCGCGCCGACGACCATCTCTCGCTCGTGGCCGGGCTCTCGCGCCTTCAGGCGCGCGAGCTCAAATCCCGCGAGGTCACGACGCTCGCGGCACTCGCGGCGGAGCCGTTGCCCATTCGCTGGAAGCCGGCCCGCGGCGCCAAGGACGGCTACGGCCGCGTTCGGGAGCAGGCGCGCATCCAGCTCACCGGCCGGACCGAGCACCGACATCTGCACGAGCTCCTTCCCATAGCGCCGGGACGCGGGCTCGCCTGCCTGCCCGCTCCCTCGCCGGGCGACCTGTTCCTCGACCTCGAGGCCGATCCCTACGTCGACGAGGGCGGGCTTGAGTACCTCTTTGGTTGGGCTGTCGCGGACGATCCTCCGCCCGGGACGCTGGAGCTGGAAGTGCGTCCGCCCGTCTACCACAGCCGCTGGGCGCTCGACCGGGCGGCCGAGCGCCGCGGCTTCGAGACGCTGATGGACGCGATCATGGGTCGCTGGGCGCTCGACCCGAACATGCACGTCTATCACTACGGCGGGTACGAGACGGGGGCGATCAAGCGGTTGATGGGCCGACACGCCATGCGCGAGGCCGAAGTCGATCGCCTGCTGCGGGCGGGGCGCTTCGTGGATCTGCACGCCCTCGTGAAGCAGTCGTTGCGTGCGAGTGTCGAGGAATACTCCATCAAGAAGCTCGAGGCGTTCTACGGTTTCGAGCGCAAGCAGCCGCTCGAGGAAGCCGGCGCCGCCCTGCGCGTGATTCAGGGGAGCTTGGAGCTGGGCACGGCGGTCGCCGCGGAAGACGAGAGCGCGCGCATCGTGGAAGCCTACAACCGCGAGGACTGCCTTTCGGCTCGCGCCTTGCGCGACTGGCTCGAGGTCCTGCGCGCCGGCGCGGAGGCCGGCGGCGTCGAGATTCCGCGGCCGGCCGAGGAATCCGGCGACCCGAACGAGGCGATCGGCGATCGGGAGCGCCGCACGCTCGAGCTGGCGGGGCGACTCCTGGCCGGAGTACCTGTGGAGGCCGAGGAGCGTTCCGAGGAGCAGCAGGCGGTATGGCTTCTCGCCCACATGCTCGACTTTCATCGGCGCGAGGAGAAGGCGCCGTGGTGGGAGTACTACCGCCTGCGCGAGCTGCCGGACGAGGAGCTGCTCGACGAGACGTCGGCGCTCGCGGGACTCGAATTCGCCGAGCATCTCCCGGCGAGCGGCCGTACCGCGGTGGATCGATACCGTTTCCAGGCCCAGGAGACGAGGATCCGAGAAGGCGACAAGCTCCACCTGCCGCTCCCGGACGGGCGCCGGTTCGGCGAGGTGGAGAGGATCGATTTCGCGGCGCGCACGCTCGACGTGAAGAAGAACGCTGTGTGCGCCGCGCATCACCCGGCCAGCGTCTTCGCGCACGATACCAGGGCATCGAAGGTGCAGGCGGATTCGCTCCTGCGACTCGGCGACTGGGTGGCCGCGCACGGCATCGACGCGCCCGGCGAGTACCGGGCCGCGCGCGACCTGCTGCTCCGGCGCACGCCGCGGCTTACCGTTCCAGTGAAAGGGCCGCTCGAAATGCCTGGGGAAGGAGGCGTGCGCGCGGCGCGCCGGCTCGCGCTTCTTCTGGATCGCGGCACCCTCGCCGTTCAGGGTCCGCCCGGATCGGGCAAGACCTTTACCGGAGCCCGCATGATCTGCGACCTCGTCCGGGCGGGGAAACGGGTGGGAGTCTGCGCGGTGAGCCACAAGGTGATCGTGAATCTCTTGAAGGAGGTCGTGAAAGCCGCCGAGGAGGAGAACGTTTATGCCCCCTGTCTCCGCAAGGCGGAGGAGGATGCCGTAGGCGAACCCGGCATCGCGGTGACCGACGACAACGTCGCCGTTCTGGCCGCGCTTCGGACCGGCCAGGCTCGCGTCGCCGGCGGCACCGCGTGGCTGTGGGGCAGGAAAGAGTATTCCGAGTCCGTGGATGTCCTGTTCGTGGACGAGGCCGGGCAGATGTCCCTTGCGAACGTGCTCGCGATCGCCCCGTGCGCGAAGAGCCTGGTTCTGCTCGGCGATCCGCAGCAGCTCGAGCAGCCGATCCAGGGCTCTCATCCCGAAGGCACCGCGGTCTCGGCGCTCGAGCACGTCTTGGATGGCGCCCAGACGATCGCGGACGACCGCGGGCTCTTCCTCGAGGAGACCTGGCGGCTCCCGCCCGCCATATGCGGGCTCACGTCCGAGCTCTTTTACGAGCGACGGCTGCACCCGCGCGCGGGCGTCGAGCGGCAGGTGCTCCTCGGTGACGTTCCGTTCGCGGGCTCGGGGTTGTGGTTCGTTCCGGCCCGGCACGATGCGAATCAGGGTGCCAGCCCAGAGGAAGTGGAAATCGTCGCCGAGCTGGTGAGGACGCTGATGGAAGGCGGCGTTCGATGGCGCGATCGGGACGGCCGTGAGAGCCCGCTCGGCCTGGGCGACATCCTCGTGATCGCCCCCTATAACGCGCAGGTCGCCGACCTGACCGCGCGGCTTCCAGCTGGGGCGCGCGTCGGCACGGTGGATCGATTTCAGGGGCAGGAGGCGCCGATCGTGATCTACTCCATGACGACGTCGACGCCTGAGGACGCCCCGCGGGGCATGGAGTTCCTCTACAGCCCCAACCGCTTCAACGTGGCCACGTCGCGCGCGCAATGCGTTTGCATCGTGGTGGGAAGCCCGCGCCTCTTCGAGCCGGACTGCCAGAGCCCCAGACAGATGAAGCTCGCGAACGCCTTCTGCCGATTCCTGGAGGTGGCTCGGGAGGTGCGCATCGGTCCGCGGGCTGCTATTCTCTAG
- a CDS encoding DUF2277 domain-containing protein — protein sequence MCRNIRTLFNYSPTATDEEVRASALQFVRKVSGFTKPSLANQAAFDRAIDQVAHAARTLLDSLTTTAPPKDRDTEAAKARMRAAERFGAARG from the coding sequence ATGTGCAGGAACATCCGGACGTTGTTCAACTACTCGCCAACCGCTACGGATGAAGAGGTCCGCGCCTCCGCACTCCAGTTCGTCAGGAAGGTCAGCGGGTTTACCAAGCCGTCGCTCGCCAACCAGGCGGCATTCGACCGCGCCATCGATCAGGTCGCCCACGCCGCGCGAACGCTGCTCGATTCGCTGACCACCACGGCGCCCCCGAAAGACCGGGACACCGAAGCGGCCAAGGCCCGGATGCGCGCGGCCGAGAGGTTTGGAGCCGCGCGGGGCTGA
- a CDS encoding EVE domain-containing protein, with product MARFLVKTEPSTYSFDDLQRDKRTVWDGVSNPVALKYLATIRKGDTVIVYHTGDEKQAVGLAVATSDAYPDPKLKDPKRPVVDLAAERGLPQPVTLAQVKADVVLKGTELARLPRLSVMPFSEAHFRRLLKLSGA from the coding sequence ATGGCAAGATTCCTTGTTAAGACCGAGCCCTCGACCTACTCGTTTGACGACCTTCAACGCGACAAGCGCACGGTGTGGGACGGAGTGTCGAACCCGGTCGCCCTGAAGTACCTCGCCACGATCCGCAAGGGCGATACCGTGATCGTGTACCACACCGGGGACGAGAAGCAGGCCGTGGGGCTGGCGGTCGCGACCTCGGATGCCTACCCGGACCCCAAGCTCAAGGATCCAAAGCGGCCGGTGGTGGACCTCGCGGCCGAGAGAGGGTTGCCCCAGCCGGTGACGCTGGCGCAGGTGAAGGCCGACGTCGTGCTCAAGGGCACCGAGCTGGCGCGCCTGCCCCGGCTATCGGTCATGCCGTTCAGCGAAGCTCATTTTCGACGCCTGCTGAAGCTCTCGGGAGCGTAG